The Gemmatimonadota bacterium DNA window CGCTGCTGGGCCGGCGCCTCGGTCTGTCGTCCCTCGTCGTGATCCTGTCGCTGCTGTTCTGGGGCTGGGTGTGGGGGCCGGTGGGGATGCTGCTGGCGGTCCCGCTCACGATGGTCATCAAGATCATGCTCGAGAACACGGAGGACCTGCGCTGGGCGGCGATCCTCCTGGACAAGAGCCCTCCGCCGCGCGCGGCGCGGCCGGCCCGGCCGGTCGACGCGGCGCTTCCCGGCGCGGCGCAGGCGCCCGCCGCCAACGGCGCTCCCCTCACCCCTGCAGGTAGCGATGCCGCTTGATCCCTGGTCCAGCCTCCCGTCCGCATCACGCGTCTGGGTCTTCGGCACCGAGCGGGCCCTGGAGCCCGCGGAGGAACGCAGCCTCCTCGACGCCGTCGACGCCTTCCTCTCGGACTGGCGAGCCCACGGTCATCCGCTCCGCTGTGCGCGGGAATGGCGGGAAGGCCGCTTCCTCCTGGTCGGCGTCGACCAGGCGAGCGAGCCCCCTTCGGGCTGCTCGATCGATGCGTTCGTCCGCTCGCTCAAGGCCCTGGAGGCGCGGCTGGGCGTCGGCCTCGTGGGGCACGGAGCCATCTTCTACCGGACGCCTGACGGGGACATCGAGCGGGTGGAGCGGTCGACGTGGCGCGCGCGGCGCGCCGAGGGGGCGGTCGGCGCCGACACGCCGGTCTTCGACCTCACGCTGACCGAGAAGGCGCAGGCGGATGAGGTCGGGCTGGAGCGGCCGGCGTCGGAGACCTGGGTAGGCCGGGCCTTCGCCTAGTCTCCCGCCAGGTGGCCCCCGCGGTCGGTCGTGGCTCGAGGGGTCTACCGCGACTCGACCGGTCTACCGGGACGGGGTGGAGGTCCGCCTCCGCTGTCCGGGCACGTCGCGAACAGGCACGTCGCCAACGGGCCGTGCAACGCCGTTCACCCGGCGGGTCCGCCTGTTCCGCGGCGGGAGGACCGGGACGGCTCCGGGTGGGGTGCCCGGAGCCGGACCCGAGGGATGGAATCAGCCTCCCACCCGGATGACGTTCTCCGCTGCGGGGCCCTTGGGCCCCTCGACGAGGTCGAACTCGACCTGATCACCCTCGGCGAGGCTCTTGAAGCCCTCGCCCTGGATGGCGGAGTAGTGGACGAAGCAATCGCGCTCGGCCCCGCCCTCGGGGGCGATGAATCCGAAGCCTTTGCTGTCGTTGAACCACTTCACGGTACCCGTGGTCCTCATGGTGCGCGTACTCCTCCAATGTGGCTGTGGGCGCCGCCGTTGCCGTGGCGCCTACCGCGGTCCCCGGGGGTGTCCGGACCGCTCGGAAGGGGCGGACCCTCCGAACCTTCTTCCGTCCTGTGTCCCCCGGAGCCGCTCAGCCAGGCGGTAGTGGGGTGCCGGCCCGGTCCCCGATGGGGGTCGAGGATTTCGAGCCTCCTAAACTTGAGGCGAGGAAGATGGCCATTCTTTCCTCTGCCCACCAGTGCGGTCGTTGGAGCGAGCCGCCGAGGAAGCCCAGGTGTCCGCCTCGACGGGTCCAGCTCAGGCTCAGCGCGGGATTGGTGCGGAGGTCCGCCGGGGGGGCGGGGAGAGGGAGGAAGGGGTCGTCGGCGGCCTGGACCACGAGGGTGGGCAGGCGCACGCCGCCCACGAAGCCGAGCGCGCTCGAACGCCGGTAGTAGTCGGTGGCGTCGCGGAAGCCGTGCAACGGCGCCGTGACCAGGTCGTCGAACGCGCGCAGTGAACGCGCGCGCCGGACCCGAGCCACCAGGCTCGCGTCCAGGAGGTGGGCCTTGGCCGCGACCTTGGCCTTCAGGGAAGCGAGGAAGTAGCGTCGGTAGAGCCGGTGCACGCCGGGGCCGTCGATGTGACGCTCCGCGGCGTCCAGGTCGAACGGGACCGACGCGACCGCGGCCGCGGACAGCGGCGTGCCCGTACCGCGCTCGCCCAGGTACTTGAGCAGCACGTTCCCGCCGAGGGAGAAGCCCGCGGCTCCCAGGGGTCGATCCGGCCAACGCGCGCGGATCCGGTCCACCACCCAGGCCAGCTCCTCCGAATCCCCCGAGTGATAGGCGCGCGGCAGCCGGTTCGGAGGGCCCCCGCACCCGCGGAAGTTCAGGGCGACGGTGGCGACGCCACGCTCCAGCAGGGCCGCCATCAGCAGCCGGACGTAGGCGCGCTCCGAGCTGCCCTCGAGCCCGTGGAGCACCAGCGCGAGGGGGAGGCGCGCCTCGTCCGCCCCGGGGCCGAGGTCCACGCGGACCTCGTCGCCGTCCGGCGTGTCCCACCGCTCTCCCACGACCGGAACGGGTGGGGGGCGCCGCAGCGCCTTCCCGAGCAGCGTCTGGGCGTGCGGGCCCCGCGCCAGGATGGCGGGACGGAAGGGTGGGTCGTCGGCCTGGGTGCGGATCACCGGTCGAGGCTCGTGCGCGGCCGGGGCCCGGTCAAGGGAGGGTCCGGCGCTGCGCTTGTTTCGGCCCGAACGACGTTCGAGCTTGCAGCGGCCCGACCCGACCCGCTTCGGTCGGGCGGGACGGACCCGCGATGGGGATGGAGAGGTAGCGATGCGACGTTGGCGTGGTGCGGTGGCAGGCGTGGTCCTCCTGACGGCGTGCGGGGGGGAGACCACGGATCCGGCCGCCTGGGTGGAGCCGGGGATCTCGTCCGAGCTGGCCGAGCTCCGGCAGCGCACGATCTCGGACCTGCGCTATCACCTGGCGCTGTCGGTGCCGACGTCGCGGGCCGAGCCTCTGGTCGGGCGCATGCTCGTGCGCTTCCGTTGGTCGGGGGTCGCGGGGGAGCCGCTGGTGCTGGACCTCATGGAGCCGGCTGCCCGCGTCCGGGCCGTGCGCCTGGACGGGAACCCGGTCACCGCCGCGTTCGTGGCCGACCACATCGTCCTCGAGAGCCCTCCGCTGCGCGCCGGCGAGACCCACGAGGTCGATGTGGAGTTCACGGCGGGGGACGCATCCCTCAACCGCAACGACGACTACCTGTACACCCTGTTCGTGCCGGACCGGGCCCACTTCGCGATCCCCGTGTTCGATCAGCCCGACCTCAAGGCGCGCCTCACGCTGGAGCTCGACATCCCCGAAGGGTGGGAGGCCGTCGCGAACGGCTCGGAGCAGGCGCGCGAGACGGACGGCGGGCGCACGCGCCTCCGGTTCACCGAGACCGCGCCCATCTCCACGTATCTGTTCGCGTTCGCGACCGGCCGCTTCCAGGTCGAGACCCGCGTCCGCTCCGGTCGCACGTTGCGCATGTTCCATCGTGAGACGGATGCGGACAAGGTGCGTCGCAACGTGGAGGACGCGTTCGACCTGCACGATCGCGCCCTGAGCTGGCTCGAAGCCTACACGGAGATCCCCTACCCGTTCGAGAAGTACGATTTCGTGTTGGTGCCCGCGTTCCAGTATGGGGGAATGGAACACCCCGGCGCGGTGTTCTATCGGGCCGACGGCCTGTTGTTGGACGAGACCCCGACACAGAACCAGTTGCTGGGGCGCGCCAGCGTCATCGCGCACGAGACGGCGCACATGTGGTTCGGTGACCTCGTCACCATGGCCTGGTTCGACGATGTCTGGCTCAAGGAGGTCTTCGCGAACTTCATGGCCGCGAAGATCGTGGAGCCCAGCTTCCCCGAGGTGGACCACGCGCTCCGCTTCCTGCTCGCGCACCATCCTGCCGCCTATGCCATCGATCGCACGCCGGGCGCCAACCCGATCCTCCAGCCCCTGGAGAACCTGCGCGAGGCCGGGACGCTGTATGGGCCCATCATCTACCAGAAAGCTCCGATCGTGATGAAGCACCTGGAGCGGCGGATGGGTGCGGAGCCGTTCCGCCGGGGCCTGGTCACGTATCTCGACCGCTATCGCTTCGGGAACGCACGATGGGACGATCTCATCGCCATCCTGGACGACAACAGCGACGAGGACCTGCGGGCGTGGAGTCGCGTGTGGGTGGAGGAGCCCGGACGGCCCACCGTGCGCGTCGAGCGCACGACCGATGCCATCGTGTTCCGTCAGAGCGATCCCAGCGGGGAGGGGCGGTTGTGGCCGCAGTACCTCGACGTCTGGCGCGGAGGCGCGGCGGACGCGCTCGAGACGGTGGCCCTGGACGGTGCCGAGGCGCGCCTGCCGGCGGGGGATCCGACCTCGCCGCTGCTCCCGATGGCGAGCGGGATCCCCTATGGCCTGTTCGAGCTGGACGACGTGAGCCTGGCCGCGTTGGCGGAAGGGCTGTTCGATCTGCCGCGTCCGCTCCTGCGGGGCGCGGCCTGGTTGTCGATCTGGGACGCGGGCCTGGAAGGCCGGGTGCGCCGGGATCGCCTGCTCGAGCTCGCGCTCGAGGGCGTCCGGCGCGAGCGCAACGAATTGATCTTCGCACGGGTGGCGTCCGACCTGGACGAGGCGTTCTGGCGCTTCCTGCCTCCGGTCGCGCGCGCGGAGTGGGCGCCGCGGGTCGAAGCGGCGCTGCGTGCCCGGATCGATTCCGACGACCCCGTGACGCTGCGCGCGACGGCGCTGCGCACGCTCGTGTCCGTGGCCACGACGGACGAGGGGGCGGCGTTCCTGCGCGGGCTCTGGGAGGGGAGCGTCGACGTGCGTGGCGTCCCGCTCTCCGAGAACGACCGCACGCGGATCGCGCTCGAGCTGGCGGTGCGCGAGGTGGACGGCTGGGAGGCGCTGCTCGACCGCGAGGCGGAGCGGATCACCAATCCCGACCGGCAGCAGCGCTTCGCGTTCGTCCGGCAGGCGCTCGACGCGGACGGAGAGGCGCGGGCCACGTTCTTCCTGTCGTTGGCCGAGCCCGCCCGGCGGGAGCAGGAGCCGTGGGTCCTGCAGTCGCTCTCCTATCTCAACCACCCGCTGCGGCAGCGCAGCGCGCTGGGTTTCGTGACACCCTCGCTCGAGCTCCTGGAGGAGGTCCAGCGCACCGGCGACATCTTCTTCCCGGCCGGGTGGGTGGGCGCGGTGCTCGGGGGGCACAACACGCCCGAGGCCGTCGCCGAGGTGGACGCCTTCCTGGCGGCACGACCGGCCTATCCGCCCCGTCTGCGCGCCAAGATCGAGCAGGCGCTCGATCCGTTGCGGCGCGCGGCCGGGATCGCCTGGCCGGCGGGACCGGCACCCGTCGCCGACGGAGACGCCTGATGCGCGCCGCCCGCGTCGTGGCGGTCGGGTTGGCGCTGGCCGCCTGTCAGGCGGCGCAGGTCGGGCGGCGGGACGACGCCCTCCTGGAGCGGGCCGACCTGCAGCGCGTGGTGGAAGCCGGGCACGCACGCAACGCCGCCGCATTGATGGAGGCCACGGCCGACGGCGATGCCGCGGTGCGCCGGCGGGCCGCGCTCGGCCTGGCGGCGACCCGCGCGCGAGCCGCGGCGGAGGCGCTCGCCGCCCTCCTGGACGACCCCGCCCCCGACGTGCGCGGGGCTGCCGCCTTCGCGCTGGGCCAGCTGCGTGATCCGACCCGCGTGCCCGTGCTCGAGCAGGCGCTGGCGCGGGAGGACGATCCCGAGGTGCGGCCGCGGCTGATCGAGGCGTTGGGGCGCAGCGGGGGACCGGCCGCGCTGCGTGCGCTCCTCGCGCTCGACGCGCGACCCGCCGAGACGGCCGCCGTCACGCTGGCCCTGGCCCGGCTGGGTCTCGCGGGTACGGTGTCGGAGGCCTCCTTGCAGCGGCTGGCGGACGCGCTGACCGCAGCCGACCCGGGCGTACGGGAGCGGGCGGCCTGGTTCTTCGGGCGGGTCGGCACGCCGACGCTGTGGGCGCCGCTGGCTCCCCGCCTGCGTACCGCCCTGGATGGGCTGGACGCCGACGATCCGGCGGCGGGGCCACTCATGGCCGCCCTGGCGCGGCTGGGTGACACGTCCGACACCCCGCGCTTCCTGTTCTGGGTGGTCGAGGGGGCGGACTGGCGCAGCCGTTTCCAGGCCGTCAACGCGCTCACCCCCCGGGTGGACGATCCCCGTGTCCGGCAGCCGCTCTTCGCGGCCCTCGACGACCCCGCTCCCCACGTCCGGGTCGCGGCGGCCACGGCGCTGTCGACCCTGGCCGCCCCGACGGACGAGGAGATGGGCCGCCTCGAGTCCTGGCTGGGGGCGGAGCCCCGCGAGGCCGCGACGGCGTATCCGCTGCTCGCCGCCTTCACGACGCGGGGCCGGGCGGAGGTGGCGCGCCGGTGGTTGTCCGGACGTCCGGACGCGACGGCCGCGGATACCGCGGCTGCGGTTGCGGCGTTGGTGCTCGCGCCCGGCGAGCCGGGCTTCGCGGCGGCGCTGGAGGGGGCGCGGCGGGGAGGATCGGTGGCGGCCCGCTCGCTGGAGGCCCTGGGAGACCGCTGGGGTCAGGACCGCCTGGTGGAGGCGCGGTTGGAGCGCCTGGCACCGGTCCTGGAGCAGGCCCTGGCCGGGGCGCCGGCGGTCGCGCTCGCGGCGGCCAGCCTGCTGTCGGACGAGGCCTTCCGGCCGTGGATCCACGAGGAGGTGCTGCGGGAGCGCGCCCGCGTGGCCGATCCGGTGGCGGACGCCGTCGTGCTGTCCATCCTGCGCGAGATCCTGGGCGGCCTGGGCGCTTCGTTGGAGGGTCTCCCGACGCCCGCGGCGCCTCCGGTTCGTGCCATCGATTGGGATGCGGCCCGTCGCTGGGGCCGGACGCCCCGCCTCGTCCTGGAGACCGAGCGGGGGCGCATCGAGGTGGAGCTGGACCTGGGGGCCGCGCCCCTGACGGTCGAGTCGATGGCCACCCTGGCCGCCAGCGGCGCCCTGGACGGGAGCTCCTTCCATCGGGTGGTGCCCGGCTTCGTGGCGCAGGGCGGGGACGTGAGCGGCAGACAGGGACTGGGCGGGCCGGGCTACCGCATCCCCACCGAGCCGTCCCTCCAGGGATTCGAGCGCGGCGCGATCGGGATGGCGTCGGCCGGCCCGGACACGGAGGGATCGCAGTTCTTCCTCATGCAGGGTCCGGCCTGGCACCTCGACGGCGACTACACCGTGTTCGGACGCGTCGTGGACGGCATGGACGTGGTCGACCGGCTCCTGCAGGGCGACCGCATCGTGCACGCCTCGGTGGAGCCGTCCGGCTAGCGGACGTCCGGCCTGCCCCTGGCCCCTCCGGTTGGCGATGCCCGGCCTCCCGCCGGCCTCTCCTGGCCCCTCCGGTTGGCCGACGCCCGGCCTCCGCCCCCGGCCTCTCCCGCGGAGGGATCCTGGCCTCCCCGATCCGGCCTGTCCCGCGGACGGACCCGCCCCCCCTCCGGCCCCTCCCCGCGGAAACCCTGCGGCCCGCCCTGCCGTAGGTGAGGGCCGTTCACCCGTCTTTGGTCGGGGATGGCCGACTCCCCGTTGAATACGCCCGAACCCGCGGTTAACATTGTTCACATGAGTGAGATTCAACGACGCAAGATCCTGCGCTGCGCCTGTGATCTGTACCTGAAGGACGGGCTGGAGGGCTTCTCGATGCGGAAGCTGGCCCGCTCGGTGGGGGTCACGGCGCCGGCGCTCTACCGGCATTTCCGCAGTCGCGAGGGGGTCCTCGTCGCGATGATGGGAGAGGCCCACCAGCTCCAGGCCCAGTACCTGTACCGCTCCCTCCAGGGGCGGACCCCGGCGGAACGGCTGGAGCGGGCCGCCGCGGAGTACCTGAGCTTCGCGACCGAGCACCCCGAGATGTACGAGATGCTCTATGTCGCCCCCCATCACCTGGGCCTGGGCGAGTTGCCCCCCGAGGTGGCCGAGGTGGCCGCCGCCACCGGCCGCTTCTGGCAGGACCGGGTCCGCGAGGGCATGGAGGCGGGAATCCTGGCCAAGGGGGACCCGGACGCGGTGGGTCTGACGTTGTGGGCGCACGCCCACGGCTTCGTGACCATCCATCTGCGCGGCATCTGCCCGGTGATGGAGCGCGGTGACCTGGTCGAGCGCTTCCGGGAGTCCTCACGGCGCCTCCTCAACGGCCTGGGAGGCCCGGCCTGGGAGGAGCGCAAGGCCGGAGAGGAGCCGCCGCAGGGCCGGCGGGAGAGGCCGGCGCGCAAAGCCAGTTGAGGGGCCCCGAAGATGTGAACATCGTAAACGGCAGGTGAAACGAGGGGCGGGCGGTGCCCGTACGGACACCCGCAGGACGCAGGACGCAGGGTGGGGGAGATGGGTGGTGGAACCGAACCGAACGAAGAATCCAGAGATCCGTGGAGAATCCACGCATGAATAGAAGGGCCGGACGGGAGCCGCTCCTGTCCCAGGTCGGGAGCGCTCCGCGTCCCGACGTCCGTGAACGGTTGATCGTCCTCGCGGTCCTGACCGTGACCGCACTCGCCGCCCTTTTCCTGGGCGTGCGCGATCTGCTGGCCCAGACACCCGAGCAGGTGCTGTCCCTGCCGCAGGTGATCGACCTGGCGCTCGAGCGCAACCGTGAGGTCCAGGTCGCCGACCTGGGGTACCGGGTGGCCGAGGAGCAGGTCTCCGAAGCCTGGTCGAACGTGTACCCGCAGATCAGTGCCTCGGCCGACTACACACGCAACCTGAAGCCGACCGTGTCCTTCCTGCCGGCCCAGATCTTCGATCCGGCGGCGGGTCCCGACGACTACGTGAAGGTGCAGTTCGGCGCGGACAACGCCTGGTCGGCCGCGCTCACGGTGGATCAGCCACTGTTCCGCGCGGGCGTGTTCGTCGGCGTGGGCGCCGCCGGGCGATTCCGCTCGCTCCAGAGCGAGGTCGTGCGCGGGCAGAAGCAGTCGGTGGTCACGCGCGTGCGAACCACCTACTACAATCTGCTCCTCTCCCAGGAACAGCGGCGCCTGACGGCCGAATCGGTCCGTCGGGTGCGGCAGTCCCTGGAGGAGACACGCGCCCTCAACCGTGCGGGCCTGGCGTCGGAGTACGACGTCCTGCGGCTCGAGGTCGAGCTCGCCAACCTCGAGCCCAACCTGCTCCGTGCGGAGAACCAGGTGCGGGCCGACCGGCGCGCCCTCGCGGTCGAGCTGGCGCTGGACGAGCCCGAGACCGTGGCCGTGGCGGGTACGCTCGCCGAGATGGACCTGGACGACCCCGCTGGCAACAGCCCGGCCAACCAGCAGGTGCTGTCCTTCACCGGCGTATCGGACACCGAGTTCCTGGGGCTGGTCGGCGGGGGTGCCACCTTCTCGCTGGAAGGACGGACGGACCTGCGCCAGTCGGAGCTGACCGAGGACCTGCGCCGGACCGAGATGCGGCTCGAGCAGGCCGAGTATCTGCCCGAGATCTCGCTGTTCGGTTCCTACGCGGTCAATGCGCAGCAGAACGGCAGCCCCGATTTCTTCGGCAGCGGCGAGACCCAGCGCGCCACCTCGGCCTTCGCGGGGGTCCGCGTGTCGGTCCCGGTGTTCACGGGGTTCCGACGTGACGCGCGGATCGACCAGAAGCGGGCGGCGCTGCGTCAGGCGGAGACGCAGACCCGGCTCATGGTCGACCAGGCACGCAGCCAGACGGAGTCGCTGGTGGAGCAGGCCCAGGAGGCGCGTCAGCGGGCCATGGGGCAGAGCCTCGCGGTGCAGCAGGCGCGACGCGGCTTCCAGATCGCCTCGGCGCAGTTCCGCGAGGGGCTGAGCAGTCAGCTGGAGCTCACCGATTCCGAGGTGGCGCTCCGCCAGAGCGAGTTCAACTACGCGCAGGCGGTATACGACTACCTGGTGGCGCGCGCCCGTCTCGACGAGGCGTTGGGGCGGGTGCCGGGCGTGGACGCAGGTCAGATGGCGCAGGCAGGCTCATGACGAACCGAACCACAGGGAACATCCCGATGACGATAGAGGTGAAGCGGCGTTCGGCCTGGGGCGTGCTGGCCCTGGTGCTGGCCGTCGGGGCGTGCGGTGGAAGCGCCGAGGCGGGGGCCAGCGACGAGGCCAATGCGGAGCCCGGGTTCCAGCGCATCATCAACGTGCAGGTGAGCCCGATCCAGCCGACGGCGTTCGACGAGGAGATCCGGCTCACGGGTACGGTCGAGGCCAACCGCGACGTGATCATCTCCGCGGAGGAAGGCGGCGTGATCCGCGAGCTCTTCGTCGAGAAGGGCCGTCGCGTGCAGGCCGGTCAGCCCATCGCCAGGATCGACGACGCCGTGCTCGCGGCGCAGGTGGAACAGGCGAGGGCGCAGGCGCGGCTCGCCGAGGAGACCTGGCAGCGCCGCAAGCGGCTGTACGAGGAGGACAAGGTCGGATCGGAGCTGGCCTACCTGGAGTCGAAGTACTCGGCCGAGCAGGCGACGGCGAGCCTGCGCTCGCTGGAGGAGCGGCTCGCGCGTACGACCATCAAGGCGCCGATCGCCGGCATCCTCGAGGATCGACGGGTCGAGGTGGGCACCATGGTCTCGCCCGGAACCCCGGTGGCCCGTGTGCTTCAGCTCACGCCGGTCAAGGTCGCGGCCGGTGTGCCCGAGAGATACACCCAGGACGTGCGGTCGGGAGACTCCGTCTCCGTGCGCTTCGCCGCCCTGGGGGGCGACAGCTACACCGGCACGATCAGCTACGTCGGCTCCGCGGTGGATCCGGGCAATCGCACGTTCCCGGTGGAGTTCACGCTCCCGAACCGCGACGAGGCCATCAAGCCGGAGATGGTGGCGAGCGTCGCCATCCGCAGCCGCCGCGTCGAGGACGCCATCGTCGTGCCGCAGCAGGCGCTCATCCGCGTGGAGGACGGGTACGTGGTCTTCGTGGCGGAGGATGAAGGGGGCCAGACCGTCGCGCGTCGTCGGACCGTGGACGTCGGTGCCTCCCAGCAGAACCAGGTCCAGATCCGCTCCGGTCTCGCGGCCGGAGAACGCCTCATCGTGGTCGGACAACAGCAGGTAGCCGAAGGCGATCGCATCCGGATCGTCGACGGCGATTCCTGAGACGGACCGAAGAGAGACCTCCCTGACGTGTACGCCGCCCCCGGGCGGCCAACGATAGAGATCGATGAGTCAACACGGAGCGCAGGAGGAGCGACCGGAGGCCAGCCGGGGCCCCGACTCCCACAAGGAGTTCGGGATGACCAGCTACGCCGTGGAGCACCGCACCAGCATCTTCATGATGTTCGTGATCATCTCGCTCGCCGGGATCCTGTCGTACCGGTCGATTCCCAAGGAGTCGTTCCCGGAGATCGAGATCCCGATGATCGCGATCAACACGATCTATCCCGGGGTCTCGCCCGCCGACATCGAGACGCTGGTGACCCGGCCCCTCGAGGAGGAGCTGAACACGATCTCCGAGATCGACGACCTGACGTCGACCTCGGTCGAGGGCTATTCAAGCATCATCGCCGAGTTCCAGACCAGCGTGAACCTGGACGACGCGTTGGCCAAGGTCCGTGAGAAGGTGGACCTGGCCAAGCCGGACCTGCCGGCCGACGCCGAGGAGCCCTCGATCATCGAGTTCAACTTCTCCGAAGTGCCGGTCATGCAGGTCAACCTGTCCGGCGAGTACGGGCTCGTCCGCCTGAAGGAGATCGCGGAGGACCTGCAGGACGAGCTGGAACAGCTGCCGCTCGTGCTGCGGGCCGACCTGCGCGGAGGGTTGGAGCGTGAGGTCAAGGTCGAAGCCGACCTGGTCAAGCTCCAGTACTACAACCTGACGTTCAACGACCTGGTGGACGCCATCCGGGCGGAGAACGTGAACATCCCGGGCGGTGCCATCGACGTCGGGGATCGCAAATACCTGGTGCGCGTGGACGGCGAGTTCGAGGACCCCGCTCAGATCGAGGACCTGGTGGTCACGACCGTCGCGGGCCGGGCCATCTACGTACGCGACGTGGCTACGGTGGACTTCGGCTTCGCAGAGCGGGAGTCGTTTGCGCGCCTCGACGGCAACCCGGTGGTGACGCTGGACGTGATCAAGCGGTCCGGGGTCAACATCATCGAGACGTCGGAGACGGTGCGCGAGGTGCTCGCCGAGATGGAGCCGACGTTCCCCCCGACGACGGTCGTGAAGATCACGTCCGACATGTCGGAGGACATCCATGAGATGGTGAGCAGCCTGGAGAACAACATCATCTCCGGTCTGCTGCTGATCGTGGCGGTGCTGCTCTTCTTCCTGGGGCTGCGCACGTCCCTGTTCGTGGCGGTGTCCATCCCCACGTCCATGCTGCTGTCCTTCCTGGTGCTCAAGCTGGTCGGCGTCAGCATGAACATGGTGGTGCTGTTCTCGCTGATCCTGGCCCTGGGCATGCTGGTGGACAACGCCATCGTGGTGGTGGAGAACATCTACCGCTACGTCACCGAGGGGTGGGACCGGAAGGAAGCGGCCAAGAAGGCCACCGGCGAGGTGGCGATCCCGGTCATCGCGTCTACGCTCACCACGTTGGCGGCGTTCGGACCGATGATGTTCTGGCCGGGCATGACCGGCGAGTTCATGAAGTACCTGCCGTTGACGCTCATCGTAACGCTGAGCAGCTCACTGTTCGTGGCGCTGGTGATCGTGCCCACCCTGTGCGCGGCCTACCTGCGACTGGACGACGAGCCTCGCAAGCCGCTGACGCGCGAGGCTCGTCTCACCATCATCGCTGCCGTGGTGCTCACGGGGCTGCTGATCGCGGCGGCCAATCCGCTGACCGCGTTGCTGCTCACCGTGACCGGTGTGGCACTGTACTTCCTGCACACGAGGTTCCTGGCCAACGCGGGCGTGTGGTTCCAGAACGCCTTCCTACCCCGGCTGGCGGACCGCTACGAGAGCACCCTGCGCTGGTCGCTGGATCACCGGGTCCGCGTCATCGGCGCCTCCGTGGGCGTGCTGATCCTGTCCTTCGTGGTGTTCGGTGCCTTCAACCAGGGCGTCGAGTTCTTCCCCGAGGACATCCCGCCCGCGCAGGTCATGGTGGACATCGAGGCGCCGGTGGGAACACTGGCGGAGTCCACCGACCGGATCGCGCAGCGCATCGAGCGTGAGCTGCCCGGGATCGACGGTCTGATGACGGATGTGAAGTCCGTGGTCACGACCACCGGCAGCGGGGGCGGCGGCGGGAACCCGATGGGCGGCGGGCCGGGAGGGCCGAACGGGTCGCGGATCACGCTCAGCTTCGTCGATTTCGAGGAGCGCGCGCACGACGGGTTCGCGCTCCTGGCCGAGATGCAGGCGCAGCTGGGTCGCGATCTGGCCGGCGCCGAGGTCTCGGTGGACGCCCCCAGCGAGGGATCGCCGCAGTCCGGACCGCCGGTCAACGTGGAGCTCATCGGTGAGGAGCCCGCGGTGTTGAAGGAGCTGTCGGACCAGATGCTGCGCGTGCTGCGCAACGCGCCGGTCTACCCGAAGCTGGTGGGCCTGGAGAGTGATCTGGACGAGGCGCGGCCGGAGCTCTCTCTGGTGGTGGACCGGGAGAAGGCGGGGCTCTACGGCCTGAGCACGTTCGACGTGGCCAATGCGGTGCGCGGCGCCGTGCAGGGCATCGAGGCGGCCAAGTACCGGACGGGCAACGACGAGTACGACATCATCGTCCGCCTCGCACCGGAATATCGGGATCAGCTCAACTCGCTCGACGACCTCACCATCATGGCCGAGGGGCAGCAGATCCCGATCACCTCGGTGGCGCGCTGGACGGTGGGTGAGGGGTATGGCTCGATCCGGCGCAAGAACATGGATCGCATGGCCACCATCTCGGCGGACGTGGCGTCCGGCCTGAACTCCAACGCCGTCCTGGCCGAGGTGCAGCAGACGCTCACGGACTTCGATGCGTCGCTGCCGCCCGGGTA harbors:
- a CDS encoding TolC family protein; protein product: MNRRAGREPLLSQVGSAPRPDVRERLIVLAVLTVTALAALFLGVRDLLAQTPEQVLSLPQVIDLALERNREVQVADLGYRVAEEQVSEAWSNVYPQISASADYTRNLKPTVSFLPAQIFDPAAGPDDYVKVQFGADNAWSAALTVDQPLFRAGVFVGVGAAGRFRSLQSEVVRGQKQSVVTRVRTTYYNLLLSQEQRRLTAESVRRVRQSLEETRALNRAGLASEYDVLRLEVELANLEPNLLRAENQVRADRRALAVELALDEPETVAVAGTLAEMDLDDPAGNSPANQQVLSFTGVSDTEFLGLVGGGATFSLEGRTDLRQSELTEDLRRTEMRLEQAEYLPEISLFGSYAVNAQQNGSPDFFGSGETQRATSAFAGVRVSVPVFTGFRRDARIDQKRAALRQAETQTRLMVDQARSQTESLVEQAQEARQRAMGQSLAVQQARRGFQIASAQFREGLSSQLELTDSEVALRQSEFNYAQAVYDYLVARARLDEALGRVPGVDAGQMAQAGS
- a CDS encoding efflux RND transporter periplasmic adaptor subunit, giving the protein MKRRSAWGVLALVLAVGACGGSAEAGASDEANAEPGFQRIINVQVSPIQPTAFDEEIRLTGTVEANRDVIISAEEGGVIRELFVEKGRRVQAGQPIARIDDAVLAAQVEQARAQARLAEETWQRRKRLYEEDKVGSELAYLESKYSAEQATASLRSLEERLARTTIKAPIAGILEDRRVEVGTMVSPGTPVARVLQLTPVKVAAGVPERYTQDVRSGDSVSVRFAALGGDSYTGTISYVGSAVDPGNRTFPVEFTLPNRDEAIKPEMVASVAIRSRRVEDAIVVPQQALIRVEDGYVVFVAEDEGGQTVARRRTVDVGASQQNQVQIRSGLAAGERLIVVGQQQVAEGDRIRIVDGDS
- a CDS encoding efflux RND transporter permease subunit, with the translated sequence MSQHGAQEERPEASRGPDSHKEFGMTSYAVEHRTSIFMMFVIISLAGILSYRSIPKESFPEIEIPMIAINTIYPGVSPADIETLVTRPLEEELNTISEIDDLTSTSVEGYSSIIAEFQTSVNLDDALAKVREKVDLAKPDLPADAEEPSIIEFNFSEVPVMQVNLSGEYGLVRLKEIAEDLQDELEQLPLVLRADLRGGLEREVKVEADLVKLQYYNLTFNDLVDAIRAENVNIPGGAIDVGDRKYLVRVDGEFEDPAQIEDLVVTTVAGRAIYVRDVATVDFGFAERESFARLDGNPVVTLDVIKRSGVNIIETSETVREVLAEMEPTFPPTTVVKITSDMSEDIHEMVSSLENNIISGLLLIVAVLLFFLGLRTSLFVAVSIPTSMLLSFLVLKLVGVSMNMVVLFSLILALGMLVDNAIVVVENIYRYVTEGWDRKEAAKKATGEVAIPVIASTLTTLAAFGPMMFWPGMTGEFMKYLPLTLIVTLSSSLFVALVIVPTLCAAYLRLDDEPRKPLTREARLTIIAAVVLTGLLIAAANPLTALLLTVTGVALYFLHTRFLANAGVWFQNAFLPRLADRYESTLRWSLDHRVRVIGASVGVLILSFVVFGAFNQGVEFFPEDIPPAQVMVDIEAPVGTLAESTDRIAQRIERELPGIDGLMTDVKSVVTTTGSGGGGGNPMGGGPGGPNGSRITLSFVDFEERAHDGFALLAEMQAQLGRDLAGAEVSVDAPSEGSPQSGPPVNVELIGEEPAVLKELSDQMLRVLRNAPVYPKLVGLESDLDEARPELSLVVDREKAGLYGLSTFDVANAVRGAVQGIEAAKYRTGNDEYDIIVRLAPEYRDQLNSLDDLTIMAEGQQIPITSVARWTVGEGYGSIRRKNMDRMATISADVASGLNSNAVLAEVQQTLTDFDASLPPGYSMRYTGQNEDQQEAADFLGMAFLIALALIAFILISQFNSVVKPVIILTSVIMSVAGVLFGLVFFRMPFGIIMTGVGVISLAGIVVNNAIVLIDYVDILRDRDGMNRREALVQGGKTRLRPVLLTAITTALGLVPLAIGLNFDFIGLYTALRPDLFWGGEQAAWWGPMAIAVIAGILFATFLTLVLVPVMYSLVDDFTRFFQRHYVAKDEPAAAEPRSEPARPTPDRVPEPEPVGAFRSRLRPDPA